One part of the Algibacter sp. L1A34 genome encodes these proteins:
- a CDS encoding DUF3817 domain-containing protein, protein MFSLLNIFRIVAFLEGVSYLLLLFIATPIKYMSGNPEYVKLLGMPHGMLFIVYIILAFLIKSEMKWTSKTFLFVLIASVIPCGTFYVDMKLLKPAN, encoded by the coding sequence ATGTTTTCACTTTTAAATATTTTTAGAATAGTAGCCTTTTTAGAAGGTGTATCTTATCTTTTATTATTATTTATAGCCACTCCAATTAAATATATGTCTGGAAATCCAGAATATGTAAAGCTTTTAGGTATGCCACACGGTATGCTTTTTATAGTATATATTATTCTTGCATTTTTAATTAAGAGTGAAATGAAATGGACAAGTAAAACATTTCTTTTTGTACTTATTGCTTCTGTAATTCCTTGCGGAACTTTTTATGTTGATATGAAACTTTTAAAACCCGCCAATTAA
- a CDS encoding YqaA family protein: MKPDPTSKAKKSKFKLLHQYYSYTGFYSFVWQAVKKALPFIIGIVILVYVVNHFFDINRTLTHLTEVLPAYGVLSFFFVSETLLGLVPPEIFIAWAGKMHSPWFYLGLLAVLSYGGGLVSYWMGRTITKIPSVHNYIAVKMEKQLKNSKKWGGFLIMVGAVLPLPFSIACLAAGIIEFPFKNVMLFGSLRFIRFAIYGMIIFSAL, from the coding sequence ATGAAACCGGATCCAACATCGAAAGCTAAAAAATCTAAGTTTAAGCTTTTACATCAATACTACTCTTATACAGGGTTTTACAGCTTTGTTTGGCAAGCAGTAAAGAAAGCTTTGCCTTTTATTATTGGTATTGTAATTTTGGTTTATGTGGTAAATCACTTTTTTGATATTAACAGAACACTCACGCATTTAACAGAAGTTCTTCCTGCTTACGGCGTGCTTAGTTTCTTTTTTGTTTCTGAAACACTTTTAGGACTTGTACCACCAGAAATTTTTATTGCTTGGGCAGGTAAAATGCATAGTCCTTGGTTTTATTTAGGACTTCTGGCTGTACTATCTTATGGAGGTGGTTTAGTTTCTTATTGGATGGGGCGCACAATTACCAAAATTCCATCGGTACATAATTACATTGCCGTTAAAATGGAAAAGCAACTTAAAAACTCCAAAAAATGGGGTGGCTTTTTAATTATGGTTGGTGCCGTATTGCCACTACCCTTTTCTATTGCTTGTTTAGCAGCCGGTATTATAGAATTTCCCTTTAAAAACGTGATGCTTTTTGGTTCATTAAGGTTTATTCGTTTCGCTATTTATGGCATGATTATATTTAGCGCCTTGTAG
- a CDS encoding ATP-binding protein — protein MNKLLLFTLLFCSFFCISQPKTNTTKFVDSINVLINLADKENLGSNFENALNYSIVAVKLANISNIKEEQAKAYNSLASTYQILNDNDSAEKYFLLTLKFARELDNDFIISSALNGLGNVYSKKEKTLNRAINYYNEAFEFAEKTGKQSNIAAWYLNMASLFLDFNKTDEALPYLDSATETLETYNIEEPVYFATSYYLRALYNKQKKEYTTANNYLENGISISKENNLYPELIDNYQLQYDIYQEESNYALAIKSLQNLQFYKDLIFNKEKSLKLEELNTQFKVSEYQKELTEAKLQTETANFRINLITAVVVSFVLFSILVIFIINTFKVRQRHKDLDDVRTKTEHLTNLKSELLTSISHELRTPLYGIMGITSMLSDDKTLDTEHQNLISSLQFSGNRLQELVNKILRITEIESNRVAEKKAIINLHVLINDLVKSLNYSATEKNNDIVLNLPESIDNLYNIDSLKLTEVLDNLISNAIKFTSNGRINISVLLVETKNDIDFLQFKIEDTGIGVASENHKLIFENFRQATEKNTSNGSGLGLSIVKNHLETLGGSIMLESALGLGSVFSFIIPCQIATPDIIAKSTMHKSKKPLRVLVVEDNKINQMITNKLILSIGHICTISNNGLEAVERCKTDDFDLVLMDINMPIMNGFEASKNIKSFKPSTKIVALTALEISEVKEQCNAVGINGIVNKPIGKNQLNEIIQMNVAS, from the coding sequence TTGAATAAACTATTACTATTCACATTACTATTTTGTAGCTTTTTCTGTATTAGTCAACCTAAGACCAATACAACAAAATTTGTGGATAGTATTAATGTATTAATCAATTTGGCCGATAAGGAAAACTTGGGTTCTAATTTTGAGAACGCTTTAAACTACTCCATAGTTGCTGTTAAACTTGCAAACATATCTAATATTAAAGAAGAACAAGCTAAAGCTTATAACAGTTTAGCCAGTACGTACCAGATATTGAATGATAATGATAGTGCTGAAAAATACTTTTTACTAACGCTTAAATTTGCTAGAGAATTAGATAATGATTTCATTATTTCGTCGGCATTAAATGGTCTGGGAAATGTATATTCTAAGAAAGAAAAAACTTTAAATCGCGCCATAAATTATTACAATGAAGCTTTTGAATTTGCTGAAAAAACAGGTAAACAAAGTAATATAGCTGCTTGGTATTTAAACATGGCTAGTTTATTTTTAGATTTTAACAAAACGGACGAAGCCTTACCGTATTTAGATTCTGCTACCGAGACATTAGAAACTTATAACATTGAAGAGCCCGTTTATTTTGCTACATCATATTATTTAAGAGCACTTTACAATAAGCAGAAAAAGGAATATACTACTGCAAATAATTATTTAGAAAATGGTATATCTATTTCTAAAGAAAATAACTTATACCCAGAACTTATAGATAATTACCAATTGCAGTATGATATTTACCAAGAAGAATCTAATTATGCTTTGGCCATTAAAAGTTTACAAAATCTTCAATTTTATAAAGATTTAATTTTTAATAAAGAAAAGAGTTTAAAATTAGAAGAACTAAATACGCAATTTAAAGTTAGTGAATACCAAAAAGAGCTCACTGAGGCTAAATTGCAAACAGAAACTGCTAATTTTAGAATTAATCTTATTACGGCTGTTGTTGTTTCTTTTGTGTTATTTTCCATTTTAGTTATATTTATAATTAATACGTTTAAAGTACGCCAAAGGCATAAGGATTTAGACGATGTGAGAACGAAAACCGAACATTTAACTAATCTAAAATCGGAGTTACTAACCAGTATTAGTCACGAGTTACGTACACCTTTGTACGGCATAATGGGTATAACATCCATGCTTTCCGATGATAAAACATTGGATACCGAACATCAAAACTTAATAAGTTCTTTGCAGTTTTCAGGGAATAGATTACAGGAACTTGTTAATAAAATATTACGAATTACAGAAATTGAATCTAATAGGGTAGCGGAGAAAAAAGCAATTATTAATTTACATGTGTTGATTAACGATTTGGTTAAGTCGCTTAATTATTCAGCTACAGAAAAGAATAACGATATCGTTTTAAATCTACCAGAATCTATAGATAACCTTTATAATATTGATAGTTTAAAACTTACCGAAGTTTTGGATAATTTAATCTCAAATGCTATAAAATTTACTAGTAACGGCCGCATTAATATTAGTGTTTTACTTGTTGAAACCAAAAACGATATTGATTTTTTACAGTTTAAAATTGAAGATACAGGAATAGGAGTGGCTAGTGAAAACCATAAATTAATTTTTGAAAATTTTAGACAAGCCACAGAAAAAAACACATCTAATGGTTCTGGTCTAGGTTTATCTATTGTTAAAAACCATTTAGAAACCTTGGGAGGAAGTATTATGTTAGAAAGTGCACTTGGCCTTGGTAGTGTTTTTTCGTTTATTATACCTTGCCAAATTGCTACACCAGATATTATAGCGAAAAGTACCATGCATAAAAGTAAAAAACCTTTAAGGGTTTTAGTGGTTGAAGACAATAAAATTAACCAAATGATTACCAATAAACTTATTTTATCTATCGGACATATTTGTACTATTTCGAATAATGGACTGGAAGCTGTTGAACGCTGTAAAACTGATGATTTTGATTTGGTTTTAATGGATATTAATATGCCAATAATGAATGGATTTGAAGCATCTAAAAATATAAAATCCTTTAAACCAAGCACAAAGATTGTAGCATTAACTGCTTTAGAAATAAGTGAAGTTAAAGAACAGTGTAATGCGGTTGGAATAAATGGTATTGTTAATAAACCTATTGGTAAAAATCAGCTTAATGAAATTATTCAAATGAATGTTGCAAGTTAG
- a CDS encoding ATP-binding protein, with protein sequence MKINIPQKFDEKLSGDYRAFIDGTISNFSSIIQDNKLEFFQEFTDHGIEHIEDVLNTACGLISDETFEHINEKDIAVLVMAVILHDVGMHISVEGFVKIFSKEYDDYRISFFDKNTWEEKWNEFLYEAKRFNDEQLLDIFGNSNVVIDQPDFDNLDDQSRKLIGEFLRRHHARLSHEIAIGGFPTSIGTSNIKTNTKIDNEIIDLCGLVARSHGMNLRNSFDYLKDKHEDTWKVPFDIKVVFLMVVLRIADYIQIHSERANPILVKTKRFSSPISKKEWKKHDSIKDISIKTADPERIFVKAKPENSLIFLELRKLFDDIQYEFDISWAILGEVYGKDEELKNLKIKFRRLTSNLDNIEKFEKTVDYIPQKIRFDADPELLKLLIGPLYGEDPKYGVRELLQNSVDAVKERAFVDSTHTEQEIIVSLEQPVKNSNEYWLTIKDNGIGMTKETIINFFFRAGASFRNSMLWKKSFIEKSEVKIEKTGRFGVGVLAAFLLGDEFELHTKHHNDKIGYHCKASLSTKQVELIKQDCEEGTFIKIKLSQKINYEFLRLIGFYKTQNDRYSFFDEKNQKLSWFNWYVMNSPKIIYRIENDELKRIFEFNRVSISSLPEEPLKGWHKLSTDEFKAIHWTIDNRDQDYYTYGGRWEEKPNNQLYCNGFKVLRGYKMPDFPWRRPLVSVFDGNAKMPLSLSRDYLLNDRLPFEDKLIEGICRKVIESLMKTEFEKVGKYWRAKDNILKFVNNEINLSDYVVVSGDKFVLMTPFIFNSLQVEMFYQLWLKEGEKNNFLFSNKKVFYQVNIMKNDPNYFYKNLLELPYGVKGMRDWFGLGETKNRNDMAYNDYVLNDKLAYMSEKNRLSKSFREGHKSQLFNDRWAIIKNDRRKDEYIEKDYTDKKVKIKKKKITLNETQIDKALLTNDYYYFIKEYYINVNSQSSFKKFKELWEENFGINDYLIPIKKEYRKEFKTTS encoded by the coding sequence ATGAAAATAAACATTCCTCAAAAGTTTGATGAAAAATTATCGGGAGACTATAGAGCATTTATTGATGGAACAATTTCAAATTTCAGTTCAATCATTCAAGATAATAAGTTAGAATTTTTTCAAGAATTTACAGATCACGGAATTGAACATATTGAGGATGTATTAAATACTGCATGTGGTCTTATATCCGATGAAACCTTTGAACATATTAATGAAAAAGATATTGCGGTATTAGTAATGGCAGTAATACTTCATGATGTTGGAATGCACATTTCTGTTGAAGGCTTCGTAAAAATATTTTCTAAAGAGTATGACGACTATAGAATTTCATTTTTTGACAAAAATACTTGGGAGGAAAAGTGGAATGAATTTTTATATGAAGCAAAAAGATTTAATGATGAACAGTTATTAGATATTTTTGGCAACTCGAATGTAGTGATTGACCAACCTGATTTTGATAATCTAGATGATCAATCAAGAAAATTAATTGGAGAATTTTTAAGAAGACACCATGCTAGATTATCTCATGAAATTGCAATTGGAGGATTTCCTACAAGCATAGGCACATCAAATATTAAAACAAATACTAAAATTGATAATGAAATTATTGATTTATGTGGTTTAGTGGCTAGAAGCCATGGAATGAATTTACGAAATTCATTTGATTATTTGAAAGATAAACATGAAGATACATGGAAAGTGCCATTTGATATTAAGGTAGTATTTTTAATGGTTGTGTTGAGAATAGCAGATTATATACAAATACATTCTGAAAGAGCAAACCCTATTTTAGTAAAAACGAAACGTTTTTCTAGTCCTATTTCAAAAAAAGAATGGAAAAAACATGATTCCATTAAAGATATTAGCATTAAAACTGCAGATCCCGAAAGAATTTTTGTTAAGGCAAAACCAGAGAACAGCCTAATATTTTTAGAGTTGAGAAAACTATTTGATGATATACAGTATGAATTTGATATTTCATGGGCAATTCTTGGAGAGGTTTATGGTAAAGACGAAGAACTTAAAAATTTAAAAATTAAATTTAGAAGATTAACATCTAACCTCGACAATATTGAAAAATTCGAAAAAACAGTAGATTATATTCCACAAAAAATAAGATTTGATGCAGATCCAGAGTTACTCAAATTATTAATTGGACCATTATACGGAGAAGATCCAAAATATGGTGTTAGAGAATTATTACAAAATTCTGTTGATGCGGTAAAAGAAAGGGCATTTGTAGATAGCACTCATACTGAACAGGAAATTATTGTTTCTTTGGAACAACCTGTAAAGAATTCAAATGAATACTGGTTAACCATAAAAGATAATGGTATCGGTATGACAAAAGAAACAATAATTAATTTCTTTTTTAGAGCAGGAGCTTCTTTTAGGAATAGTATGCTTTGGAAAAAAAGTTTTATAGAAAAAAGTGAAGTAAAAATAGAAAAAACAGGAAGGTTTGGTGTTGGAGTATTAGCTGCATTTCTTTTAGGTGATGAGTTTGAACTTCATACGAAGCATCATAATGACAAAATAGGATATCATTGTAAGGCTTCATTAAGTACTAAACAAGTTGAGTTGATTAAACAGGACTGTGAAGAAGGTACTTTTATTAAAATTAAGTTAAGTCAAAAAATTAATTATGAGTTTTTAAGGCTAATTGGATTTTATAAAACTCAAAATGATAGATATTCATTTTTTGATGAAAAGAATCAAAAATTATCTTGGTTCAATTGGTATGTAATGAATTCTCCAAAAATTATTTATAGAATTGAGAATGATGAATTAAAAAGAATATTTGAATTTAATAGGGTTTCTATTTCATCTTTACCTGAAGAACCATTAAAAGGATGGCATAAATTGAGTACTGATGAATTTAAGGCTATACATTGGACAATAGATAATCGTGATCAAGACTATTATACTTATGGAGGTAGATGGGAAGAAAAGCCAAACAATCAATTATATTGTAATGGTTTCAAAGTTTTAAGAGGATATAAAATGCCTGATTTTCCTTGGAGACGTCCTTTAGTTTCAGTATTCGACGGAAATGCAAAGATGCCATTGAGTTTGAGCAGAGATTACCTTTTGAATGATAGATTACCATTTGAAGATAAGTTAATTGAAGGAATATGCAGAAAAGTAATCGAATCCTTAATGAAAACAGAATTTGAAAAAGTCGGTAAATATTGGAGAGCAAAAGATAACATTTTAAAATTTGTAAATAATGAAATTAACTTAAGTGATTATGTTGTTGTTTCAGGAGATAAATTTGTTCTAATGACGCCATTTATATTTAATTCTCTACAAGTAGAAATGTTTTATCAATTATGGTTGAAAGAAGGTGAAAAAAATAATTTTTTGTTCTCGAATAAAAAGGTTTTTTACCAGGTAAATATTATGAAAAATGACCCAAATTACTTTTATAAAAATTTACTTGAATTGCCATATGGAGTCAAAGGCATGCGTGATTGGTTTGGTTTGGGAGAAACTAAAAATAGAAATGATATGGCATATAATGATTATGTGCTAAATGATAAATTAGCTTATATGTCTGAAAAGAATAGGCTATCTAAAAGCTTTAGAGAGGGTCATAAAAGCCAATTATTTAATGATAGATGGGCAATTATTAAAAATGATAGAAGAAAGGATGAGTACATTGAAAAAGACTATACAGATAAAAAAGTAAAAATTAAGAAGAAAAAGATAACCTTAAATGAAACTCAAATAGATAAAGCATTGCTAACTAATGATTATTACTATTTTATTAAAGAATATTATATTAACGTTAATAGTCAATCTTCATTTAAAAAATTTAAAGAATTATGGGAAGAAAATTTTGGGATTAATGACTACTTAATTCCAATAAAAAAAGAATATAGGAAAGAGTTTAAAACGACCTCATAG
- a CDS encoding T9SS type A sorting domain-containing protein — MKHLYFFVFLIPFFINAQTISIPDAVFKTKLLSHNPVIDTNGDNQIQITEAESFTGTLDLTNLSAAANASMRIQDLTGIEFFINISVLRCRNNSISIFDCSALANLTYLTISNNRLTSLDVSNNLKLETLECNSNNLLTSLDVTKNTVLKTLRTNASPVGNLDLSKNTALESLYCYGSSINALNLENNSALINLRCNSNTITSLNLNNNPNLDYLDFSDNTIETIDLSANTNLRILDIDANLLSDLNLSTNIKLESIYCSELPLTSLDLSSNKKLQLLFIQNNPLLAYVNLRNGNNVNIKALPYNSLGERYMFISSNPNLEFICVDDVTYATENLYHNVDNTASFTSNCASGGSNLNTIKGELKYDISNSDCTRDGIYAKNKLITAVGTNGIYGTFTDGLGDFEIQVPTDGTFNVGLTSTLPSYFETPVNQEVNFTDFENIAITNFCIANTTVNDVNIALVPISDARPGFEASYFLVFENVGGSTQNGVITYNYPNELITFASASETPLSAMNGTLIWEYSNLQPLEIRAIEVFFTIAQPPTVNIDDILSFSGSITPIIDDYTVSDNSFYFNQLVIGSYDPNDITVFEGASITPDAVENYLNYRIRFQNSGTASAINVYVDNVLDANLDWNTLQITGASHSLEVDVLNANTINFKFENINLPDENTDTAGSMGYVTYRIKPKATTPVGATILNQADIIFDYNEPIITNIVETHVLETLSTDANLEPEKSILMYPNPVNNQLHIHNIEGRIITKVVLYTLVGSQVLETSAYNSSLLLNIANISSGLYLIKIVSDDGTVALKKLAKK, encoded by the coding sequence ATGAAACACCTTTACTTTTTTGTTTTTTTAATTCCTTTTTTCATAAATGCGCAAACTATTAGCATTCCCGATGCCGTTTTTAAAACAAAATTACTAAGCCATAACCCCGTAATTGATACCAACGGCGACAACCAAATACAAATAACGGAAGCCGAAAGTTTTACAGGAACGCTTGACTTAACAAACCTGAGTGCTGCTGCAAATGCCAGCATGCGAATACAGGATTTAACTGGTATTGAGTTTTTTATAAATATTAGTGTGTTACGATGCCGAAATAATTCTATAAGTATATTTGATTGCTCTGCATTAGCAAACCTGACCTATTTAACGATTTCTAATAATAGGCTTACCTCTTTAGATGTTTCAAATAATTTAAAGCTCGAAACCCTAGAATGTAATTCAAATAATTTATTGACCTCTTTAGATGTTACGAAAAATACCGTCTTAAAAACGTTGCGCACTAATGCCAGCCCCGTTGGAAATCTAGATTTAAGTAAAAACACAGCATTAGAAAGTTTGTATTGTTATGGTAGCAGCATCAACGCTTTAAATTTAGAAAATAACTCTGCCCTCATAAACTTACGCTGTAACAGCAATACAATCACTAGCCTAAACCTTAATAACAATCCAAATTTAGATTATTTAGATTTTTCAGATAACACTATAGAAACCATCGACTTAAGTGCCAATACAAATTTGCGTATTTTGGATATTGATGCTAATTTATTATCGGATCTAAATCTTTCAACAAATATTAAGTTAGAATCAATTTATTGTTCTGAACTGCCACTCACTAGCTTAGATTTATCTTCAAACAAAAAACTACAATTGCTTTTTATTCAAAATAACCCGCTGTTAGCTTACGTGAATTTAAGGAATGGAAACAATGTTAATATAAAAGCATTGCCTTATAATTCGTTGGGGGAACGTTATATGTTTATAAGTAGTAATCCAAATTTAGAATTTATTTGTGTAGACGATGTTACTTATGCTACCGAAAATTTGTATCATAATGTAGATAATACGGCTAGCTTTACCTCCAATTGCGCTTCAGGTGGCAGCAATTTAAATACCATTAAAGGCGAATTAAAATACGATATTTCTAATTCTGATTGTACTAGAGATGGTATTTACGCTAAAAACAAACTCATTACTGCGGTAGGCACCAACGGAATTTATGGCACGTTTACAGATGGTTTAGGCGATTTTGAAATTCAGGTACCTACCGATGGTACTTTCAATGTCGGTTTAACAAGTACCTTACCCAGTTATTTTGAAACGCCAGTAAACCAAGAGGTTAATTTTACAGACTTTGAAAACATAGCCATCACTAATTTTTGTATTGCCAATACCACTGTAAATGATGTTAATATTGCTTTAGTGCCCATTTCGGACGCCAGACCAGGCTTTGAGGCAAGTTATTTTTTAGTATTCGAGAATGTTGGTGGCAGCACACAAAACGGTGTGATTACTTATAATTACCCCAATGAATTAATAACATTTGCATCGGCTTCCGAAACGCCTTTAAGCGCCATGAATGGGACGTTAATTTGGGAATATTCCAATTTACAACCATTGGAAATAAGAGCCATTGAGGTCTTTTTTACTATTGCCCAACCTCCTACTGTAAATATTGATGATATACTAAGTTTTAGTGGTTCTATAACACCTATTATAGATGATTATACGGTTTCTGATAATTCATTTTATTTTAATCAACTGGTTATAGGCTCGTATGACCCTAATGATATCACCGTTTTTGAAGGGGCATCTATTACTCCCGATGCAGTAGAAAATTATCTTAATTACCGAATTCGTTTTCAAAATAGCGGTACCGCCAGCGCCATAAACGTATATGTAGACAATGTGTTGGATGCTAATTTAGATTGGAACACGTTACAAATTACGGGAGCTAGCCATAGCCTTGAGGTAGATGTTTTAAATGCAAATACAATAAACTTTAAGTTTGAAAACATTAATCTGCCCGATGAAAATACCGATACCGCAGGCAGTATGGGCTATGTAACCTATAGAATTAAACCCAAAGCTACCACACCTGTGGGCGCAACTATTTTAAACCAAGCGGATATTATTTTTGATTATAATGAACCCATAATCACCAATATAGTTGAAACTCACGTGTTAGAAACGCTATCAACCGATGCTAATTTGGAGCCGGAAAAAAGTATTTTAATGTATCCCAATCCGGTTAATAATCAGTTACATATCCATAATATTGAGGGACGTATCATTACAAAAGTGGTGTTATATACCTTAGTAGGAAGTCAAGTTTTAGAAACATCGGCGTACAATAGTTCATTACTCTTAAACATAGCAAATATCTCTTCTGGGTTATACCTAATTAAAATAGTAAGTGACGATGGTACCGTGGCTTTGAAAAAGCTAGCTAAAAAATAA
- a CDS encoding carbohydrate-binding domain-containing protein encodes MKYKTLKKGIILATVLAVFMACSTDDENDEIVITSEAITITDTNTTGTAEGDTNNIGADEDDLVENATFENTVQIVFSNTSATITNPVPDDVVITQDGANVTINSSISKVAYEISGTTTNGMLKMYSDKKFKLSLSDLSITNTDGPAINIQSSKTIFVVLEGANYLTDASSYSNIPDDEDAKATFFSEGQLVFSGSGALNVEGNYKHGIASDDYIRVISGEITVSEAASDAIHTNDYIIVDGGTLNLTADSDGMDCEEGYIIINDGTFTINAVDDGIVASYDIDEADEPDDTITPNVTINGGELVINTSEGEGMESKGMMTINDGTININAYDDGLNAIGHLYINGGNNYVYATKNDAIDSNEGITITGGITIAIAVRVDEPDGSFDTDDNTFKITGGTILGLGLNTSFPTASVSTQNTVIFDGISANTILNIQSDNEIEALTYLVPNKVETIIYSNAKLETGETYNIFTGGSVSNGTEVNGIYTSGTYSGGTDSGDYFTINSTVTQIGGELGPTGEPGGR; translated from the coding sequence ATGAAGTACAAAACATTAAAAAAAGGGATCATTTTAGCTACAGTATTAGCCGTTTTTATGGCTTGTAGCACAGATGATGAAAATGATGAGATTGTAATCACATCAGAAGCTATTACAATAACAGACACCAACACTACGGGAACCGCCGAAGGAGATACCAATAATATAGGTGCAGATGAAGATGATTTAGTGGAAAATGCCACTTTTGAAAATACCGTGCAAATTGTGTTTTCTAATACATCAGCGACTATTACAAACCCAGTTCCAGATGATGTGGTCATTACCCAAGACGGCGCTAATGTCACCATTAATTCTTCTATTTCAAAAGTAGCTTATGAAATATCGGGTACAACAACCAATGGTATGTTAAAAATGTATAGCGATAAAAAATTCAAACTTTCATTAAGCGATTTAAGTATAACCAACACAGATGGGCCTGCAATTAACATTCAATCTTCCAAAACTATTTTTGTAGTATTGGAGGGGGCCAATTATTTAACCGATGCTTCAAGTTACAGTAATATTCCTGATGACGAAGATGCAAAAGCCACATTTTTTAGCGAAGGCCAGTTGGTTTTTAGCGGTTCTGGAGCACTTAATGTAGAAGGAAACTACAAACACGGTATTGCAAGTGATGATTATATAAGAGTTATTAGCGGGGAAATTACAGTAAGTGAAGCAGCATCCGATGCCATACACACCAACGACTATATTATTGTAGATGGTGGTACGCTTAATTTAACAGCAGATAGCGATGGTATGGATTGCGAAGAAGGTTATATTATTATAAACGACGGTACATTTACAATTAATGCTGTAGATGATGGTATTGTGGCATCTTATGATATTGATGAAGCCGATGAGCCAGATGATACCATTACGCCCAATGTCACTATAAATGGAGGTGAATTAGTTATTAATACTTCCGAAGGTGAAGGTATGGAGTCTAAAGGCATGATGACAATTAACGATGGTACCATAAACATTAACGCTTATGATGATGGCCTTAATGCTATTGGACATTTATATATAAACGGCGGAAACAACTATGTCTATGCAACAAAAAATGATGCTATTGATAGTAATGAAGGCATTACCATTACAGGTGGTATAACCATAGCTATAGCAGTTAGAGTCGATGAGCCAGATGGCAGTTTTGATACCGACGATAATACCTTTAAAATTACAGGCGGAACCATTCTAGGCTTAGGCTTAAATACCTCATTCCCAACAGCAAGTGTAAGTACACAAAACACAGTAATTTTCGATGGAATTAGTGCAAATACTATATTAAATATTCAATCAGATAATGAAATAGAAGCGCTTACTTACCTCGTGCCAAATAAAGTGGAGACCATTATTTACTCCAATGCAAAATTAGAAACCGGCGAAACTTATAACATCTTTACTGGAGGCAGTGTAAGTAATGGTACGGAAGTTAATGGCATATACACCTCTGGAACCTATAGCGGCGGAACAGATTCTGGAGATTACTTTACCATAAATAGCACCGTCACTCAAATTGGAGGAGAATTAGGACCAACAGGAGAGCCTGGAGGTAGATAA
- a CDS encoding DUF4625 domain-containing protein — translation MFNTCDTIEGSTHSTAQVAYKGSDIHLEADINAEATCDLDPIKDPIDPLIFVENYTIEEGLTSYEFNVSITIPDDIDSGDYHCSYSVTDTTGWQSITSIDIKIVD, via the coding sequence ATTTTTAACACATGCGACACCATTGAAGGAAGCACACATTCAACAGCACAAGTAGCCTACAAAGGCTCAGATATTCATTTAGAAGCAGATATTAATGCAGAAGCTACCTGTGATTTAGATCCGATAAAAGACCCTATAGATCCGTTAATTTTTGTTGAAAACTATACCATAGAAGAAGGATTAACATCTTACGAATTTAATGTAAGTATAACCATTCCAGATGATATTGATTCTGGTGATTACCATTGCTCATATTCTGTAACAGATACCACAGGTTGGCAAAGTATTACATCGATAGATATAAAAATTGTAGATTAA